A single Crateriforma conspicua DNA region contains:
- a CDS encoding toxin-antitoxin system HicB family antitoxin, translating into MPSSSPSHNSAPARRNLNGKNAVDAEGRPLRYASDPDPDKPQPESVRLSLGPIDTDLPMEERPGEALRLAADAFSQTGDWVVLFRELLGTEGICRKLFPHPDQMRYFETTDPYIEIQEMIAALRSQEVGKGGASEPERMITIRIPKSLHEALRMEADEQNLSINKLCITKLLQRLDARHVPLQRGRRRGRRPGPQARTQNRQQADTRRRSKEPQLTRHSTAKDAAPETPESLSSINLRPPASGDWSQRGGDGQ; encoded by the coding sequence ATGCCCTCATCATCGCCTTCGCACAACTCCGCCCCCGCCCGCCGCAACCTCAACGGCAAGAACGCCGTGGACGCCGAAGGCCGGCCGTTGCGATACGCCAGCGATCCGGATCCGGACAAGCCACAGCCTGAATCGGTACGCCTGAGTCTGGGGCCGATCGACACCGATTTGCCGATGGAAGAACGCCCCGGCGAAGCCCTACGTTTGGCCGCCGATGCGTTCAGCCAAACGGGGGACTGGGTGGTCCTGTTTCGCGAGCTGCTGGGGACCGAGGGCATCTGCCGAAAACTGTTCCCCCACCCGGATCAAATGCGGTACTTCGAAACGACCGATCCGTACATCGAAATCCAAGAAATGATTGCGGCGTTGCGGAGCCAGGAAGTGGGCAAGGGAGGGGCCAGTGAACCGGAGCGGATGATCACGATCCGCATCCCAAAATCACTTCACGAAGCTCTGCGGATGGAAGCCGACGAACAGAACCTGAGCATCAACAAGCTGTGCATCACCAAGCTGCTTCAACGGCTCGATGCCCGGCACGTTCCGCTGCAGCGCGGCCGCCGTCGTGGCCGACGCCCCGGCCCCCAAGCTCGAACCCAGAATCGCCAGCAAGCCGACACTCGGCGGCGGTCCAAAGAGCCGCAATTGACCCGCCACTCCACGGCCAAAGACGCTGCGCCGGAGACGCCGGAAAGTTTATCTTCGATCAACTTGCGTCCCCCCGCCTCTGGGGACTGGTCCCAGCGTGGCGGCGACGGCCAATAG